The proteins below come from a single Orcinus orca chromosome 6, mOrcOrc1.1, whole genome shotgun sequence genomic window:
- the INPP5E gene encoding phosphatidylinositol polyphosphate 5-phosphatase type IV isoform X4, which translates to MLAVQRIEAAASWADIGVTGAGREQGRAGVDGPPRNSNLSRSEGRCPGWCLCHPRGATSVSTAWPTAGPRGPRPAAGRGVKTTDRAPASLPGAAVRAEVQRRGRLPPPDPMHIRGALGGWPGPWVPSEGRAQPRGGAGLARPGSGEERRPAWARGSPWWPRERPRVPRQQEPLALGPFGPCQAPLFCRSCPRTWTSSCCRPRLTLLRTCTSSGCRRAARTGGSGRRGCRRRWAPTTSCCTRRPTGRSTCPCSSAGTSSGSAPIKTKGALGVSFTFFGTSLLFITSHFTSGDGKVGERLVDYSKTVQGLALPKNVPDTSPYRSDAADVTSRFDGVFWFGDFNFRLSGGRAAVEAILKQDPGASVQELLQHDQLTREMKRGSIFKGFQEPDIHFLPSYKFDVGKDSYDTTSKQRTPSYTDRVMYRSRHRDDICPVKYSSCPGIRTSDHRPVYGLFRVRVRPGRDNIPLAAGKFDRELYLLGIKRRISREIQRQQALKSQHSSAICTVS; encoded by the exons ATGCTTGCTGTCCAGAGAATCGAAGCGGCCGCGTCCTGGGCTGACATCGGGGTGACAGGCGCGGGGAGAgaacagggcagggctggggtggacGGGCCCCCACGAAACAGCAACCTGAGCCGAAGTGAAGGCAGGTGCCCGGGCTGGTGCCTCTGCCACCCTCGGGGAGCCACCAGCGTATCCACGGCGTGGCCCACAGCAGGACCCAGAGGGCCAAGGCCGGCAGCAGGTCGGGGGGTGAAGACCACCGACCGGGCGCCCGCTTCCCTCCCCGGGGCTGCAGTGAGGGCAGAGGTGCAGAGGAGGGGgcgtctccctccccccgaccccatGCACATCAGGGGTGCACTTGGGGGATGGCCAGGCCCGTGGGTGCCCAGCGAGGGAAGAGCACAGCCAAGGGGTGGTGCAGGCTTGGCGAGGCCAGGCTCGGGGGAGGAGCGGCGGCCTGCCTGGGCCAGGGGCTCCCCGTGGTGGCCTCGGGAGCGGCCTCGGGTCCCCAGGCAGCAGGAGCCCCTCGCACTGGGCCCCTTCGGCCCCTGCCAGGCGCCGCTTTTCTGCAGGAGCTGCCCCCGAACCTGGACGAGCTCCTGCTGCCGGCCGAGGCTGACTTTGCTCAGGACCTGTACGTCGTCGGGGTGCAGGAGGGCTGCTCGGACAG GCGGGAGTGGGAGACGAGGTTGCAGGAGACGCTGGGCCCCCACTACGTCATGCTGTACTCGGCGGCCCACGGGGCGCTCTACATGTCCGTGCTCATCCGCAGGGACCTCATCTGGTTCTGCTCCG ATCAAAACCAAGGGGGCCCTGGGCGTCAGCTTCACCTTTTTCGGCACCTCCCTCCTCTTCATCACGTCCCACTTCACCT CTGGAGACGGGAAGGTGGGCGAGCGGCTGGTGGACTACAGCAAGACTGTCCAGGGCCTGGCGCTGCCCAAGAATGTGCCGGACACCAGCCCCTACCGCTCCGACGCCG CGGACGTCACCTCCCGCTTCGACGGGGTCTTCTGGTTCGGAGACTTCAACTTCCGCCTGAGCGGCGGGCGGGCGGCCGTGGAAGCCATCCTGAAGCAGGACCCGGGCGCCAGTGTGCAGGAGCTGCTGCAGCATGACCAGCTCACGCGGGAGATGAAGAGAG GGTCCATCTTCAAGGGCTTCCAGGAGCCAGACATCCACTTCCTGCCGTCGTACAAGTTCGACGTCGGGAAGGACTCGTATGATACCACCTCCAAGCAGAGGACCCCTTCGTACACG GACCGCGTCATGTACAGGAGCCGCCACAGGGACGACATCTGCCCCGTCAAGTACTCCTCCTGCCCCGGGATCAGGACGTCCGACCACCGGCCTGTGTACGGCCTGTTCCGGGTCAGAGTGAGGCCGGGGAGAGACAA CATCCCGCTAGCCGCCGGCAAGTTTGACCGAGAACTGTACCTGTTAGGAATTAAGAGACGGATTTCCAGAGAGATCCAGAGACAGCAGGCGCTGAAGAGCCAGCACTCCAGCGCCATCTGTACCGTCTCTTGA
- the PMPCA gene encoding mitochondrial-processing peptidase subunit alpha isoform X2: protein MKQNISVELLTFWKSWHFRLLIDLTAKMKFCLPWRSTGVFVTARHQDTTMYAVSADSKGLDTVVGLLADVVLHPRLTDEEIELTRMAVRFELEDLGMRPDPEPLLTEMIHEAAYRENTVGLHRFCPTENIAKIDRSVLHSYLRNYYTPDRMVLAGVGVGHEQLVECARKYLLGTRPAWGSGAAVHVDGSVAQYTGGIVKLERDMSSVSLGPTPFPELTHIMIGLESCSFLEGDFLPFAVLNMMMGGGGSFSAGGPGKGMFTRLYLNVLNRHHWMYNATSYHHSYEDTGLLCIHASADPRQVREMVEIITREFVLMAGTVDVVELERAKTQLMSMLMMNLEARPVIFEDVGRQVLATRSRKLPHELCALIRDVKPEDIKRVASAMLRRKPAVAALGDLSDLPAYEHVQAALANKDGRLPRMYRLFR, encoded by the exons ATGAAGCAAAATATCTCAGTGGAATTGCTCACTTTTTGGAAAAGTTGGCATTTTCG TCTACTGATCGATTTGACAGCAAAGATGAAATTTTGCTTACCTTGGAGAAGCACGGGGGTATTTGTGACTGCCAGACATCAAG ACACCACCATGTATGCTGTGTCTGCTGATTCCAAAGGCCTGGACACGGTAGTTGGCTTGCTGGCAGACGTGGTCCTGCACCCCAGGCTAACAG ATGAAGAAATCGAGCTGACGCGTATGGCTGTCCGGTTTGAGCTGGAGGACCTCGGCATGCGGCCCGACCCGGAGCCCCTTCTCACCGAGATGATTCACGAG gCCGCCTACAGGGAGAACACAGTTGGCCTCCACCGTTTCTGCCCTACGGAGAACATAGCAAAGATCGATCGATCGGTGCTTCACTCCTACCTGAGAAACTACTACACCCCGGACCGCATGGTgctggccggggtgggggtggggcacgaGCAGCTGGTGGAATGCGCCCGGAAGTACCTGCTGGGCACCCGCCCTGCCTGGGGCAGTGGGGCGGCCGTGCACGTGGACGGATCGGTGGCACAGTACACTGGGGGTATCGTCAAG CTGGAAAGGGACATGTCCAGTGtcagcctgggccccaccccattCCCTGAGCTCACGCACATCATGATTGGCCTGGAGAGCTGTTCCTTCTTG GAGGGGGACTTCCTCCCTTTCGCGGTGCTGAACATGATGATGGGCGGTGGCGGCTCCTTCTCGGCCGGCGGGCCCGGCAAGGGCATGTTCACCAGGCTCTACCTCAACGTGCTCAACAG GCACCACTGGATGTACAACGCGACCTCCTACCACCACAGCTACGAGGACACGGGCCTCCTGTGCATTCACGCCAGCGCCGACCCCAGACAG GTTAGAGAAATGGTGGAAATCATCACGAGAGAGTTTGTTTTAATGGCTGGAACTGTGGATGTG GTGGAGCTGGAGCGGGCCAAGACGCAGCTCATGTCCATGCTCATGATGAACCTGGAGGCCAGGCCCGTCATCTTCGAGGACGTGGGGAGGCAGGTGCTGGCCACCCGCTCCAGGAAGCTGCCCCACGAGCTGTGCGCGCTCATCC GCGATGTGAAGCCAGAGGACATCAAGAGAGTTGCTTCTGCAATGCTCCGCAGGAAGCCCGCAGTGGCCGCCCTGGGGGACCTGAGCGATCTGCCGGCATACGAGCACGTCCAGGCGGCACTGGCGAATAAGGACGGGCGCCTGCCCAGGATGTACCGGCTCTTCCGGTAG
- the PMPCA gene encoding mitochondrial-processing peptidase subunit alpha isoform X1, with translation MAAMVLAATRLLRGSGSWGRSRLRFGAPAYRQFSSGGAYPSVPLSSPLPGVPKPVFATVDGQEKFETRVTTLENGLRVASQNKFGQFCTVGILINSGSRYEAKYLSGIAHFLEKLAFSSTDRFDSKDEILLTLEKHGGICDCQTSRDTTMYAVSADSKGLDTVVGLLADVVLHPRLTDEEIELTRMAVRFELEDLGMRPDPEPLLTEMIHEAAYRENTVGLHRFCPTENIAKIDRSVLHSYLRNYYTPDRMVLAGVGVGHEQLVECARKYLLGTRPAWGSGAAVHVDGSVAQYTGGIVKLERDMSSVSLGPTPFPELTHIMIGLESCSFLEGDFLPFAVLNMMMGGGGSFSAGGPGKGMFTRLYLNVLNRHHWMYNATSYHHSYEDTGLLCIHASADPRQVREMVEIITREFVLMAGTVDVVELERAKTQLMSMLMMNLEARPVIFEDVGRQVLATRSRKLPHELCALIRDVKPEDIKRVASAMLRRKPAVAALGDLSDLPAYEHVQAALANKDGRLPRMYRLFR, from the exons ATGGCGGCTATGGTGCTGGCGGCGACGCGGCTGTTGCGAGGCTCGGGCTCGTGGGGCCGCTCGCGGCTGAG GTTTGGAGCCCCTGCGTACAGGCAGTTCAGTAGTGGCGGTGCCTATCCCAGCGTCcccctctcttcccccttgcCCGGAGTACCCAAGCCTGTTTTTGCCACAGTTGATGGACAAGAAAAGTTTGAAACCAGAGTCACCACACTGGAGAATGGGCTTCGTGTGGCGTCCCAAAATAAGTTTGGACAGTTTTGTACAGTAGGAA TTCTTATTAACTCTGGATCAAGATATGAAGCAAAATATCTCAGTGGAATTGCTCACTTTTTGGAAAAGTTGGCATTTTCG TCTACTGATCGATTTGACAGCAAAGATGAAATTTTGCTTACCTTGGAGAAGCACGGGGGTATTTGTGACTGCCAGACATCAAG AGACACCACCATGTATGCTGTGTCTGCTGATTCCAAAGGCCTGGACACGGTAGTTGGCTTGCTGGCAGACGTGGTCCTGCACCCCAGGCTAACAG ATGAAGAAATCGAGCTGACGCGTATGGCTGTCCGGTTTGAGCTGGAGGACCTCGGCATGCGGCCCGACCCGGAGCCCCTTCTCACCGAGATGATTCACGAG gCCGCCTACAGGGAGAACACAGTTGGCCTCCACCGTTTCTGCCCTACGGAGAACATAGCAAAGATCGATCGATCGGTGCTTCACTCCTACCTGAGAAACTACTACACCCCGGACCGCATGGTgctggccggggtgggggtggggcacgaGCAGCTGGTGGAATGCGCCCGGAAGTACCTGCTGGGCACCCGCCCTGCCTGGGGCAGTGGGGCGGCCGTGCACGTGGACGGATCGGTGGCACAGTACACTGGGGGTATCGTCAAG CTGGAAAGGGACATGTCCAGTGtcagcctgggccccaccccattCCCTGAGCTCACGCACATCATGATTGGCCTGGAGAGCTGTTCCTTCTTG GAGGGGGACTTCCTCCCTTTCGCGGTGCTGAACATGATGATGGGCGGTGGCGGCTCCTTCTCGGCCGGCGGGCCCGGCAAGGGCATGTTCACCAGGCTCTACCTCAACGTGCTCAACAG GCACCACTGGATGTACAACGCGACCTCCTACCACCACAGCTACGAGGACACGGGCCTCCTGTGCATTCACGCCAGCGCCGACCCCAGACAG GTTAGAGAAATGGTGGAAATCATCACGAGAGAGTTTGTTTTAATGGCTGGAACTGTGGATGTG GTGGAGCTGGAGCGGGCCAAGACGCAGCTCATGTCCATGCTCATGATGAACCTGGAGGCCAGGCCCGTCATCTTCGAGGACGTGGGGAGGCAGGTGCTGGCCACCCGCTCCAGGAAGCTGCCCCACGAGCTGTGCGCGCTCATCC GCGATGTGAAGCCAGAGGACATCAAGAGAGTTGCTTCTGCAATGCTCCGCAGGAAGCCCGCAGTGGCCGCCCTGGGGGACCTGAGCGATCTGCCGGCATACGAGCACGTCCAGGCGGCACTGGCGAATAAGGACGGGCGCCTGCCCAGGATGTACCGGCTCTTCCGGTAG